The window ACGATAAAAGctacaaaatattataaaaaggatataaaaaaaaaaagaagaaaaaagaaaattgAATATGTTCctcattaaaaaataaaatcttaaaaattatatgaatataattgtatatatattaaaagaaatacTATGTATAGagaaagagaaaaaaaaaaagaaaaaaaaaaagtatcagtttatatttatgtatgattttttttatttttttgttacGATAAAATTACAGTATGAATctcttattattaaataagTATAGGAGTGTAGCTTTTAATATTACACTAGGTCagttataaaaatatcaacatttgtgtatttatatatataatatattttattatttatatattatattaaataatgtatCCATATATGTAAGAGAATAAAAACAAAGAGgcatattaaaataaaatagcataaaaaataaaatgttaatATTCATATGCAGGTgcattaatttttattaattatttatttagGTTAAATCTAGTATAGGGTTAtcaaaaaaagaaaaataaaaaaaatatatatatatactttatttaattcattGCATGTAATTTTTGTGTCcacataaaatatttaattaaagaaattaataaacaataataatgtagagaaaatatttaatgggaaaaaaaataaatgtacGAATTAACATatcaaattatatatatatatatatatatttgtttatatttataaacacatatagatataagcatatatcattttggtgttatatattatgatatatatgtaataacTTCCATtgtttaataatatattaatttttgtacttaattatatgttttttttagagattttttattgatcccttttttttttttttttttttttttttNNNNNNNNNNNNNNNNNNNNNNNNNNNNNNNNNNNNNNNNNNNNNNNNNNNNNNNNNNNNNNNNNNNNNNNNNNNNNNNNNNNNNNNNNNNNNNNNNNNNNNNNNNNNNNNNNNNNNNNNNNNNNNNNNNNNNNNNNNNNNNNNNNNNNNNNNNNNNNNNNNNNNNNNNNNNNNNNNNNNNNNNNNNNNNNNNNNNNNNNNNNNNNNNNNNNNNNNNNNNNNNNNNNNNNNNNNNNNNNNNNNNNNNNNNNNNNNNNNNNNNNNNNNNNNNNNNNNNNNNNNNNNNNNNNNNNNNNNNNNNNNNNNNNNNNNNNNNNNNNNNNNNNNNNNNNNNNNNNNNNNNNNNNNNNNNNNNNNNNNNNNNNNNNNNNNNNNNNNNNNNNNNNNNNNNNNNNNNNNNataaaaaaatataaaatatttttttttataaataaaaaaaaaaaaaaaaaaaaaaaaaagaaaaaaaaaaaaaaaaaaaaaaaaaaaatgaggATTAAGAGAATACAATGAAAGgatgaaaaaataacatttacataatatatatatatatatatatatatatatatatatattgaaggaaaaaaaatttaatttacattttttgataaattataatatttgaaaaaacaaggaacaaaaaaaaaaaaaaaaaaaaaaaatgaggATTAAGAGAATACAATGAAAGgatgaaaaaataacatttacataatatatatatatatatatatatatatatatatatattgaaggaaaaaaaatttaatttacatataatattcatgAACAACAAAAGGTCAATACTTTTAGAAATATCCGATTCACttgatattatatatatgtttttctttttttataaattttatatgagAATAAATTTGtgttatttattaaaaaaaaaaaaaaaaaaaaaaaaaaaaaggattaaagaaaatgatcTTACTTTTTTGAATACgtcaattttttttaatgatataataaaatgcatacattttttttttttttttgttttctggtgcacatatatatatatatatatatatatatatacttttatgtataaataaatttttatttttggCGACGATGTAGATTGTACATAtgaattttataatatttaaaaaaatgaagtaccttatttttttttttttttgagaTTTATGTTTTTTGCATGAAGtttcatattaataataatgtcGACGTAgatatattacattattataatataaagatattaaaatatataatgacgtccttttttttttttttttttttttttttaggaGGTGaatgatatttatatatgtattaaataAACGACTATAAAACAATAAGAGGTGTCctacaaataaaaattaataaattaattatatgtgtgtatataattatgcAGTATTTTGGTTCCAGTTTACTCTATATTTGTAATGTatctttaaaaattttactgtttttttaattttacatTAATTAGCgtttctttaaaaaaaaaatcgGTATGTTTGTTATAAAACAATCTAGTAGAAATACTTATAGGaggaagaaaatatatgaatatatatgtgtatatattttttgatatgcttgtaataatatatatggactaaatatatatatatatatatatacatatttatttatttatttattattatactttACTCCTTGatctttattatcattaagaaaaatttcaacaataattttatattcattagATGTTAAGGctgaaatatatatatatatatatatatatatatatatatacatataatgtaatataaaaaaaacatgaGGACGGTGAAattacttatatatatatatatatatatatttttgtaaatatacttttgatatgatttttaataatattggATAATTTTATTGATAATTCTTTCTTATCATCCGtatttttcaaattattccttatatcattattaacTAGAGtctttaaattattaattattttggTCTTCATTCTATTGGAATATTAAGcatacataatatatatatatatatatatatatattaaaagataaaattgAAGAgagatattataaaatttcttggattcttattaatatttcctaagatttattttaaaaaagacaatatatgataaagggacacattatattttacaattACTATAAAAGAAgttacatatttttatatgtaatatcCCTACAATAATGTTAGtcattatatacatatatataatatataatatatattatatatgtgtgtatacatataatttattttataatatctttattatgtgtaataagaataattaacttatattatttattaagGATATCACGttaattaaaagaaaaatatatatatatatatatatatatatattataaaattattgaagtatttgttcataaaatggttattattataaagtgtatttatttgtactatatctaatattatgtatgtTTGTTATGCACATAAATGCATCTTATTTCCTGTAAAGcgtattttattttatttaaaaggGATTGAAGAATATAGGtttcaaaatattaataaatataaaattgcaacaatatttttatattgtcAAAATGGAGGATATACactttatattttcttcttcttatatttttttatttatttctataaattaatatatgtttatatactttatttttatcgtcaattttttttacttaaGATTATCAAATTATGTCTTAtgtagaaaaaatatatatatatatattataatatatgtgtgtatattatgtctaattatttatgttattgTATGTACACAatataatgtttttttttttttttttttttttttataattttatgtttgtggttatattcttattactgttatttttattattagtagtaatattgttgttgttataaattttctaacctttataattttattataacgctttctatttaatatatagacatgatattttacaattaactttatatattattttcttctttacactttcttttattatttttttctctataagtatatttgtatatatagCATGAACATATGTTAATAAGAagattatattttttttttctttgaatgttcaaaaaaaaaatattaaatacatgaccatattattattatatataaatacatatataaagtttatttgataaaattttttctGTTCTTTTTGtacttaaatatatttatttgttttagTATAACTATTGgcatatacatatacatgtttattataatttttttttttttttttttttttttgcttaattaattttatNNNNNNNNNNNNNNNNNNNNNNNNNNNNNNNNNNNNNNNNNNNNNNNNNNNNNNNNNNNNNNNNNNNNNNNNNNNNNNNNNNNNNNNNNNNNNNNNNNNNNNNNNNNNNNNNNNNNNNNNNNNNNNNNNNNNNNNNNNNNNNNNNNNNNNNNNNNNNNNNNNNNNNNNNNNNNNNNNNNttttatatttatgtctacacaacatttaaaaaaaataaataaaataagaagTAGTAAATTAAACagaattaatttttaatttttttttttatacttaATTTGAGCATtacacatatatgtatatatatatatatatatatatatatatatatatatatatcatatttatatatatcatatttatatgtattattttagttatatatatttatttatttctatatGGTTATTATTTAATCAGCATATTAAAAGTGAATCATATTAAAACAACCTTACAACCTcagaaatatatatatatatatatatatatatatgtttgtgTTTGTATGAAATAAGTAggaatatttatatagatgtaacttaatataatatattaacgaaaattatgaatccatataaaaatagtaatgaatctaaaatattatatcctcctatatatacattaaatGGTAAAAAATCTTATGAAGAATCAAATTCATATAATGTTTTAAATGTTTcaatgaaaaaatatatggacaaaaataaaaaagatagAATAAATGAAGGAGAACAAAATGGTgatatatttcattttaatgtagataataaatttttatggAATTTAGATAAGCCTATTAACATTAATATGAATAGtgaaaattattatgtggacaataatttaataagatgtaataaaaagaatgatATAAATCTCATAAATAATAGAAATGATGGATTGAATTTGAATTATGTACCATgtaattcatttattaatacaCCTAATAATTGTGTCAATAAATATAggaataataatgttaatgaaaaaaaggatattttaaaaaatatcaaggaaccatttttttatttttccaaggagaacaaaattaaagaagataaaaatattatatcaaaAAGTTATGTTGTTCATAACCTATCgcatattaataattatgtgAATCCTAATAATTCTACAACATTTTGTAATTATGACAATGTgggaaataaaaaaacaagaGGAAGATCTTCAAgttatgtaaaaaatatcgGAATGTATGTGCATAACAATTTTCATAGTAAAGAGGAGGAGAATGATACTGCtgtgtattttttaaagaaatcAAATATAACAGATGATCATATGAACAGTACTAATATTAAGGATATAagtaatgataataatattaataaatataattatgatgataatatacaatatttatttagGAACAATATGcaaaaaatgttatatgctaaaaatataagtaaTAGTGAAAagaatgataaaaaaaagtatagctctataatttatataaaaaatcaaGATACTcagaaaaataatagaaaatGTAACAACGTTCCAGTTATTAATCCTAcagatataaatatgaatgaaaaacaaaatgatatattaaaaattaataaaaagaatatatataagattATGGAGAATAATATGactaaaaatattatatataaacaaaacaaaacaaacgaaataaaaaattgtaatGTTAATAGAATAATGTGTTTGAAACATAATAGTGAAAAGTTAAAATATCCTTTTGGAAAAGTAGACCATAAGAAAAATGATCatgaaaattattataagaattatgtaaatggtaattataatgtgaaatgtaaatatcattataataataatggaAAATTTCTTtgtagtaataatatgcTAAATGATTATCTTgttatgaataataaaaattttattgAAGCCATAAAAACAAAGGGGAATACACATTACGATATTAATAAACTATACAGATACGAAAGTAAggaatatgaaaataaaaaaattagattTAGTAGTGAGAATAAGACAATTGATAAAGTAGAAAAAAGTTATTTATTGAATAAGAATAGTTTTTCTAAGAATATgatgaataattataatggTTTTTATTCTAAGAATGGTAAAATCTGGAGAAGTAAGGAAAATACATATACTTTCGATGGAACATGTGACATGaaatgtaatatttataagaaGAATGAAGATgaacataatattaaaaaagacATCGGAATAATTATTgctaataataataataataataataataaggataatatttataataacatttatgtaaataaaaaatatacagAGAATAGTAAGGGACATTATGTGGGAAATGATGAACATAATTACgtgaaatattataacgATAATAAAACtaataataagaagaaGGATAATTATATTGTTACTAATGCGttagataataatacaaaGAATGAAGAAGGTATAAATAAcgtaaatataaagaagGGAATGTTGTTATCAACTGATTGTCATTATAAGAAtggtataaaaaaaaaaagtagcattatatatgataaagagaataataaatatgtattttataaagacgacaaaaatgttataaagaatattatgcatcctaataataaatgggataatgaaaatgtatattgtgataaaataaaaggtaataaaaatatgtcACCTGTGggaaaaattttaaatttatcGAATAATACAGAAAAGGATacaaaagaatatataaataatatggatgTAGAAACAAGCATAATTCAACAAAATAACTgtataaattatacatCACCTAAAGCTAATGGTATATgtcttttaaataaaaaaaataataatactataaataatgaaaatgtaACGCATGTTGATTCTTCAGTATTAgaaaataaacaaaattgcaatttatataacataaaaatggATCACAAAATGAATGACATAATAAGCATTGAAGAGGaggaaaataatgatagtagcaacaacaataatataaataataatataaataattatattggtaataatataaataattatattggtaataatattaataataataataataataataataatagtagttgtagtagtagtaataataattattataattatggTAAGGAAATGAATGTCAAAAATGATATGgaaacatataaattacaAGTAAGAAAACATATTGATAATgtaaagaatataaattatttatatagctccagaaaaaaaagatttGAAAATAATCAAGAAAGAAATGTTTCTTTAGTTATTAAAAGTGAACCTCTTTTCTTGAAAACTATTAAAACTAATGATAGAAATATAGATTTtatgaagaatataaaaaagaatgacaacaataataaatgtgTGGACAaagataatttaaattatacattttgcaataaaaataaaaagatagGAACATCACCAGTTATTATTAGTAATATTggaaataattataatttcaAGAATGATCGAGACAAGAACGAAAATGAGGAGAGTCAAACACATTTTGATATagtttatttaaataaattaaatatgaatGTTAAAGAggaaaaaaggaaaaggaaaaaagaaattggaaaaaaaacaaaaaaaatgaaacataccataaaattattgaaaaaaaaaaataaggaaaataatttgctattaaataaaattggaaaaaaaaatatagatgaAAATTTCATAGTAGATGAAATatgtgataataataaagaaattgaaaaaggagaaaaaaaaaataattatgatattGAGAGTAtgaatgaaaatataaaatatgatgatTGTAAAAGTAATGTATCTAATATTGATAGTCTTATTATAAAAGCAATGTCTAATACAGTAATAGAAAATCCTTTGTGCGATAATCATCAAAAGGAGGATGATGTTTTTTATAAGGGCAAAATTATTTGTCCAAATGAAATCTATGATAAGATAGAAAGTAATAtggaaaaagaaaaaggtTATGGTAATAATGATTTTATGAGTAAtaagaaagaaataatttCCGAAAAGgacaaagaaaaaataaatcataatattttacatgataataataataataataattacaataatca of the Plasmodium reichenowi strain SY57 chromosome 11, whole genome shotgun sequence genome contains:
- a CDS encoding hypothetical protein (conserved Plasmodium protein, unknown function), producing MKTKIINNLKTLVNNDIRNNLKNTDDKKELSIKLSNIIKNHIKTLTSNEYKIIVEIFLNDNKDQGVNISTRLFYNKHTDFFFKETLINDTSYCFIVVYLIHI